The window GCATGGTGAGGAAGGTAGCAGAGGTCATCAtcaccacacaggagaccactgacACAACCCATGTCATGTTCTAATACCACAGTGCTACATCAGCTCAGAGCTGGGTGGGAAGATCCAGAGACAATGTGTCAATTTACAACAGAACAGGTGGCCAGCCGTGATCGTATAGTGGTTAGTACTCTGCGTTGTGGCCGCAGCAACCCCGGTTCGAATCCGGGTCACGGCAGTCAGTTTTGCAGAATATacaaagagacaaaacacaATAAAGCGCACTAAAACGACTATAATACAATTGATCTGTTTCACATATTATATTCTATTATATCTATATTCTATTCGCAAGTAACTCTaatctgtcatttctgaggaggatcctgagagatttctgcagcggtctgtaaccatggatcagacctgggtccaccacctccaaccagagagcagagaacaatccaaacagtggaaacagacagagtctccaaatcagtgaggtctgcatcaaggtgatggtctctgttttctgctgctggaccacctggaaaaggggtcacactgttacaggggccgactacactgatctctgagacagctacaggaggagaccaacaagatccagaccacaagtccaccatcatccaacacctgctcacctgatctacaccctcacactgacacctctccaacaggatggaggaggaggagctcagtaTTCGCCATGACAACATCACTGCTGTGGAAACTTTCAAGATGACTTCAACACAGAATGTGTAAAACTGTGTAAATGTAGATTATGTCCTTCTACCAACGGGCTACAAACTTCCACAATAATGACTGTATTCTGATCAAACAATGAGGACGACACAATCAGCTTATTTTCCATGCTTATTTTTGCCAATCTGTTTTTATTACAAACTTAAAAAAGAATCTGATACAATAAGAAACTGCAGTAGTAACTCCCCATTCCCGAGGGGCAGCACAGAAAACAGGTCATTGCATTTCAGTAGTGAAAGATTCATTTTACATCTACAGGGTGTACAGATCAGATACAAAAtaggaaacaaaaataataaaatacaggCAGGAAAGAAGCACTATATTTATACATCATCTGAACCTTTTAAGTATATCTATTTTTAGTCTTATATGTTAAATTTGACATAGAAAATAAACTTCTTTTATGACAATGAAATATTCCAAAGTGCAAAATAAAACGCACACATCGATATAAGCAAAGGACATCAGAATACAAAATTCTTGCTTTCCCTCTTTACTATTGTTCAGCCCTGATCACAGAACAGCCTGCGTATGCAGCGTGTGTTTGAAATAGTTGATGAAACACACGTTTAATtcttcactgtgactgagttttaatatttatttttggcaGGCTGTCTGAAAACAGGGCCGACTACTGACCTAACAGAGACACATTCACTGCACATTCATTTCAAACCTGCCGTAACTCCGTCCTCCTACTGACGACActggatatattttttttttctttcagggtGCTGAGAGGTAGAAACCCCCTTGAATCGTTCAGGGAAGTTTAAATTATGGCGTTACATTGCACTGGAGAAGGGTGAGCATCTGTGTAAGCAAAGACAGTCTGGGATATGGCTATAGTAAAGGTACAAAAGGCTGATGGGAGCGAGCAGAACCcgctgaaagaaagaaaaacaagtgagGTGAAGTCAGGTTTGAAGGTTCTACATATAAGACAACAGCTGactagtgacacctgtggccactGAGGGAACTGCGGTTAGCATCCTTCTGCAAATGTTGTCCTATTTTGTTGCGTTGTCCTCCTGAGTCTTAATATTATGGCAATAAAGTTGACTAAAGTTGATCACGTTAGCTAGTGTGTATCTTGGTTTGCTTACATTAACAAATGAGCAAACCaagcttagccagctagctataGCCTACTGTTGTTTACTTGTTGATAATAGCTGGTTTAATGATTTATAGCAAGCTAGCTAATTTAGCAGCCAAAGAGCCCTAAAGTTTGGATCAATTAGATGCCATTATTTGCTCAGaagagtattttttttgtttttataatatcAGTTGGCAAGTAATTTGTCCACGTTAGCAGGCAAGCTAAGCTAGCTAGTGTTTCACGCCGAGTCGAGGCAGGCTGGAGCGAGTATAAACATGTTTTAGGTGAAGTCAGAGGTGGAAATAATTTAAATGTTCCCTCAAATTCTTACATATAGAACCTTCAAAGTTGAATCTACCACTAGTTCACTAAAAATCCAAGTAGATCTGGGTAATGAAGTAGCATACAGGTTAAAAACAAAGGGTTAATAAGTCAAGAAAACATTGGAAATGGCCAAATCAAAGGGATAAATATGGACACTGAAAATGTGGAGCTTTTTGGTATACATGTCCTGCTCATGGGAGTGGTGTTGTCAGCCTGCGGTGGGAGCACAGAGTGTGATATCAGCCATCTTTTCCTACACAAACCCACTGTAAACATTCACTTCTCAAACTCCAATAAATCCAAATCTAAGAATTAATACATTTACCCGTCTTATTAGACAAATGCTGTACAAGGTACAATACACATTCAATACTTTGTTCTGTACATCTTTATTTTGTCTCAGTTTTGCATATATTCATGTTATTTTCTGAAAAAATAACTTCGGCATGTAAGAAACTAAACAAGGAATCTGAACATAAGAActctttatatacagtacatattcCTGGACTCATCATGTCTTACTCATACAAATGTAAGTGATAatttgcaaaaaacaaaaaaaacccaaaatatagaaataaattacagaaacaaaaaaatacaaatcttTCCCTCACAATTGTTTACAGAAGTGTGTAACACCCCTACCCGCCCCgataaagaaataaaacttGCATGCGTTGCAAAACCAGCGTGAGCACAAGTCAAGGGTCCTTGAGCCGTCCGATAGAAAAACATTTATAGATACACGTCTGGAAAACATTCAAATGTGACTTAGCGTTGTGACGTTTAGCTCCTCTTTGAATCTCTAAAGCGTTTCATCAGAGCAGAAGAAAATATGTGCAAAAGAGGAGAAGCTCCGCTCCTTCTTTGTGGACCACATGGGGTTCTATTTTGACAAATAATGTTCTGCTCTGGGTTTGAAATGCAGCATGAGTCACCATACATCTGTCGGTTGTGATTTATTGTAAAGGAGCACGTCAACATGGCCGCAGTTATTTGGGGTCGCTCCAAGTACCCATTTTTGCATCTCGTACTTCAATAACATGAAAGCAAAACTAGCTTTTAAGCTGACGTATGTGATAAAATTGCACGTGTGACTCATGCTACACTTCAAACGTCCAAACTGGGCtaggtttaagaaaaaaaaaaaaaaagatttggtgGTCTACTAAAAGGGGCGGGGCTTCAACTCTCCATAGCCAAACAAAGGGCAGAGGAATGTTTTAGCATTATGAGCCCAGTAGTAAAGTGCCGGACATGCGGAGGTTATTCTTTACTGTAGTGACTAACAACAATGACACCGGACTCGGCTGTTAAATGCACATTGTTAGAGACATCAAGCCACACATACAGAACATTCCTCCCTCACTgcagctggggggggggggggggggcaaaaaaTTAGACTGTATGATTCTGGACTGTATGATTCTGCCAGAGATCACTGGAGAATTTCAAGAGCAGGGAGAGAATAGTGTGAGCCTTTGGCTTCAATACTATTTAAGCTCACCAGAAACGTGCTCTGGGTTTCAAAGTGTCGCTTTCTAAACCAACACACCCCGGCAGCAccgagcagacagacagaacccTCTAGCTGCTTCTCTCCCTTTCGTTTCTATGCGCAGGAAAACCTCTCCTTCATAGTCAAAGTCATGCTAAGCCATTTATCACAATCCCTACTGCTTAGCTGCTGCatcccctccccccccctccgcTCCTTCTCCGCCTGTTCAccttcacacactgctgactgGGATGTGCACAAACCATCAGATCCAGCACTGCTGAGGTTATCAGCACGTCATTATTGTCTTCATCTGCCTCTCACATTCACAAAAGGTTTCCCCAATGACCTTCACAGCtgcatcacccccccccccccctccaagaCATTCTTCTACATAACATCATTGAAACCCCGGTCATGTACAGCTGATGCTAACCTGCTTTCAATATGCATCCGTGCACGAGTGCGTTTCAAGCTCAATCACGCTGAGCtacaacaaaacagaacaggactctcacacactgagagacagcaGAGCCCCCCTCTCTGTATTTGTGGCAAGTAGGGCAGAGCAGATTGCAGAGCAAAGTGCTGAGTTTTCCACAGCCGTCGTTCCCTGCAGGACTTGGCAAACTCCTTTTTCACAGCATGACAgtgcagtgcaaaaaaaaaaaaaaaaaaaagggagctATTCTAGTGCCGAGCCCATCAGACTACCAGAAagcaacaaatacaaacaaatctCTCTTGATAGCAATTAACggggggaaaaaatgaacaGAAGAGATTGGCAAACGACTAGCAGTAGAAAGAAACTCACCTCCACCCACTTCTGTCAAAACCAACACAGACAACGTGACGACGAACAGCAATGAAGACGCAGGGAGGGGTTACAAAAGTCACATGAAATATTCAGTGGACGAGGTGTTTTTAAATCTCTGTAGTAAAACTAACTGTTAACATGTGTTAGTGTTAGAACAATTTGTtagaaaaactgaaaatatgtgGAGCGTCGCTGTCCTACACCCAACTCCTCCCACAACAAATGAAGGCCTAGTTGGCCAGCACGACAGGCTGGAAGGACTGGCTGGGATATTGCAGGTTGTAGCTTCCTAAACCCTCCACGAACGGCGGCTTCTCCATGTAAGAGATCCCTCCATTACCGCCGATGATGCCCACACTCTGAGCGGGAGGGCTGGAGAAGGGGTCAAAGGATGGGTGGGTGTTGACAGTGTGCGGGGGCTGGAAGGGGCTGGCGTGCGGCTGCATGGGCTGGGTGTCGGCGTCGAAGTAAAGCGGGCCTGGGGATCCTGGGTAGACGAACTCTTTGGCGTTGGGGGAGAGCTGGCTGGGGATGGGACCTCCGAGGGAGTGcaaggacagagacaggggCTTGTGCTTGAGCAGCTCCGGTGCAGAGATGGTGGTCGGGGAGCGGGACAGCATCCTCTGGGAAGGTGGCACGATGACACCAGATCCAGCTGCCGACCCGGCGCCGCCGCTGCACTTCTTCATTTTAGTGGAGCCAAATTTAGTGGCAGCGAAGCTGGCGGTGGTGAACGTGATTGGTTGTGGACGGGCTGTGGGAAGAGTGGAGGGCGGCTGCTGAGTGGAGAGGTAGGGCAGCCCGGCACTGGGAGGGGAAGGGGTGGAGGTGTTGGAAGAGTGGATGCCGGGGTCAGTGGGAGTGCTGGAGCTGGGGTAGCTGAAGAGGCCGGGACAGGACTGTGCAGTCAGAGGAGTGGGAGAGCTGGACAGGGACGACATGAGGGCAGGAGAGGCCTGGCTTCCAACTGGTACAAACACCTGAGCCTCTGGGTTGAAGCCCAGGCTCTTCGCCTCCTCGGCCTCTGCATCTCCTTTACCTTCTCTGATCACCCCCTCTGGCCTCTCGCTGTCGCAGCCCAGGCCTGGAGGGTCCTCCAGGTAGAGCACCTTCACCGCCCCCTTCTCTCCGATCTGGTAGGAGACCTCATAGGGGTCGatccacacactcagctctgctGGAACATTTGCGCGCACTTCCTCCGTGTCCAGCCCACTTCTCTTGGCAGCCAGCTCCACCACAGGGTCCCTGGGCGCTCCCAGGTGGATGCAGCGGAAACCAGAGCCCCTGAGCGGGGCTTCGGGGTACCAGTGACCCTCAAAACGGGACACCAGTatcctctccagctcctccccaAACAGGTCAGCTCGCCGGCGAGGCAGCTTGTTGTACAGATAGGACACAATGAAGTTGAGGGCGACCTTCACTTCCAGATGCATGGCTGCACCAGCTGAGCGCCGTCGTGGAAACAAAGTGTCGAAGACGATGACAGTAAAGCTTCAATAagtccttttttcccctcttccaCTGGCTTATTTTAAAGTGAATGATTGTTTTAGTGTCACCATGGTAAAGGCACCTTGAAGGCAGCGGCAGCAGGTTGCAGGATGTTTGTGGCGTGTTTTCAGGTCTCAACTgtgaagacagaagaaaagaagtTAAACAGGAGAGAACAGGAGGAATAAGATGTTATTCCGCTGCTCTCTGTGCAGATACAGAGAGATGGGTGCATCATGCATGGTGGGGAAATTTGGGTGTCCAGCaatgagtgcactggaggcaatgcgggtaaagtgccttgcccaaggacacacaacaatgacttagggaggagttgggatcgaaccaccaaccttccagttattggacaaccctgctctaccactgagcccctgctgccccttttatttgttcccccctctttttttgACTTTATTCACAAACAAatgatgcaaaaataaaacattatttacCTCTAATGATGCCACTGATTGATGCTGTAAAGAACCTTTACTCAAActatgtttgttattttgtccCACAGTTACAGCAATTATTCTATTATCTTTAAATAGCTCACTGCTTTTTGTCATAATGGGTTTTTATTCTGTTGCTATTAGAGCCAACACCAGTAGCTCATTTTAGAAGCTACTAAAATGAGAAGATGACCAGGTTGTATTTCCCTTTCTGCTtcagccagctgcagcagctcaaaTAATTTCAATCATACTGAGACTTGGAACCACGTCCCacatcctcatttttttttttaaataactgcatgaaaaacaaacaagctgcaCGTAAACAGACAACACCACATGTCCTGGAGTCCAAAAAAGTGAAGGACCGGCTATTTGTTTAATGTTATATCACTTTTTAATTGATCAAAATCAGCAAtaagttttaataataataagtttttgtttattttgacaTCCAGATCACATGATTTCCTTTGCTTTTCCCCTGGTAGCTCAACCACGTCCGTCATTTTTTGGGTTCCCCCCGGAAACATTTCCCTGTCGTTTTAGATTGTGTtgttaataataaatatgtttaatttATATACTTGAAAGTGAGGTTTGTTCCAGTCACTAGACCAAAAAAAACCTTGAACCTGTTTCATGCATCAGCTAAGACTGTTTAGCTGTGACACACTGCAGCCTCCATACAGGCAGGAAAAGCTGGTGTCACATTATTATTTCTGTTCTGACCTGCAAGGACAAATTCAAAGAAGAAACTTCAAAACATTAATGCATGAAGTCATCAGTTTCAATCAATTTCACTCGTCTGCAGGATGGAACAGATGTCGAGCTGCGAGCTTCATAAATCCTTTTTGCAACCTGCTTCTCGCTGTGACTCCGTCCACCACTGCAAACCCAacgaaagacaaaaacaaacaccacaagACATTCTGGAGGAGGATGTGTAAAATGGCAGGACAGCTAGCCCTCTCTACAGAACACAATTTCCCAACATGCACTGCTAACGCCCTCTCCCttcccctcccacacacacacacacacaaacaattccCCTCACATTCACTTCCATGCCAGATGGGGATTCAGCAGCTAAGATTAGAAAGACGCCTCCGATTAAAGACAATTCTAATGTTATTACAGATAAAGCTGCACACAGGCTGCACAAGCTGAAGATTCACACATTCTCCTTTCGGAGACGGAGGGGGGAGCAAAGGGGTGACATTGAAGGATAAAGATGGGggctggtttaaaaaaaaaagaagaaaaaaaaaggaggctaTAAATAAACAGGGCCCGCTTTCCTTCCTCTGTGGTACAAATTCTTCTCTGCCGCCCCTCATGATACAGAATCTATCACCTGAGCGCacaatgagctgctgcacacatctcaatacaaacacagagagacacacacaatgtcatCCAATGACATCTAAtatgtgcagcaacaacaataCATTCAAATCATCATTTTGCATCTGCTGTTTTGAATgaggtgggtttttttttttaatgtttgcagGCCCGGATCAGAGCATCAGCCAGGGGGGGAATCAGAGGAgtcttatttttgtttacatgctCTCATTATGACAGCATGTAGCAGCACTGAGCTTAGCATAAGCTACAGCACATAGAATTTATACAATTTAGGCAGCAGAGGGGCCTGCCTGCACAGAATTTTAAATTGAACCCATGGTTTTTGCGGTGCAAAAAGGTTTAAGGTTTGTATAAAAAGCAGTGGAAAGAAGCAGCTGACATGCAGGTGGAGAATCCTCTTTTAGCCCAATAGTCGCTGTAAATAAATGACAATTTAAGCTGTGATTAGCCCCCTTGCCACCAAAAAGACTCGGCATACACCCCCGCCGTGCGCACTTTCAGGCAGGAGCactgatatattgatatatggttgagacaaaaacaaagcagtggCTTTATTCAGTGGTTGAAGCAGCCATTCATTACAGTCAGCGCGTTCTGATGgaaagacagcagcaggacgGAGCAGCTACATCAGCTCcgccaacacaaacacacacaaattcctCATTTCTCACCTCTCGTCACTGATGATGCCCCAGCTCGCACTCCTGCGTCTCTTCTTTTAATTCCCCTGTGATGCCTCTGATTTCACGGCGGATGTGTCCACTCACGGATTCAGATGttaagcacagtgtgtgtgtgtgtgtgtgcgtgtttcagCTTCTTCTCCCACGGCTGCCCGGATTCTCAGACGCTCAGACCGTTTTTCCACTTTGACTTCCAGCTGACACTTTGCATGGAGGGGTCCAGTGAAACTTTACTGTTTGACAACCCGGCGTATTTATACACGGTGACTCGCCCACACCCCCATGACGGCAGGGACTACTTTTCTCAAATAATTATTAGTGcccattatttgtttttttaatattattttgaaTTCAATTTGGTTGGCTGGTATGGTGAATCAATAGGGGTGCATCTATTTCAATATTAATTCCCAACGTGattatataaaagtaaaaaaaaacaatatgtcacttgttattatctttaaaaaaaattgtggattattttttattctattaAAAGCCGAAACacctaaaacaaaacatttattatcTCTTCATATAAAACCCAAAATTGCCCACCAGGCTCTACTTTATGTGGCGGAAAGGTATGTGTAGTTTCCTTCGCTGCTCTGCAATTTACTAAAAATACAAGCTGTGATAGCAACAGAGACCCCATTGGCTGAGAGCGGGGAGGACCCGCATATGATTGGgcagcagcagctaaaacaACCTGGCGTTTATAAGGGGCTTATGGGAGATGAAGTTCTTATCAGTGCATAATAATCAGTGTGATttagggattttttttctctattttgtTTTGTAGGTTT of the Parambassis ranga chromosome 8, fParRan2.1, whole genome shotgun sequence genome contains:
- the tob2 gene encoding protein Tob2 → MHLEVKVALNFIVSYLYNKLPRRRADLFGEELERILVSRFEGHWYPEAPLRGSGFRCIHLGAPRDPVVELAAKRSGLDTEEVRANVPAELSVWIDPYEVSYQIGEKGAVKVLYLEDPPGLGCDSERPEGVIREGKGDAEAEEAKSLGFNPEAQVFVPVGSQASPALMSSLSSSPTPLTAQSCPGLFSYPSSSTPTDPGIHSSNTSTPSPPSAGLPYLSTQQPPSTLPTARPQPITFTTASFAATKFGSTKMKKCSGGAGSAAGSGVIVPPSQRMLSRSPTTISAPELLKHKPLSLSLHSLGGPIPSQLSPNAKEFVYPGSPGPLYFDADTQPMQPHASPFQPPHTVNTHPSFDPFSSPPAQSVGIIGGNGGISYMEKPPFVEGLGSYNLQYPSQSFQPVVLAN